One genomic window of Branchiostoma floridae strain S238N-H82 chromosome 4, Bfl_VNyyK, whole genome shotgun sequence includes the following:
- the LOC118413253 gene encoding beta-1,4 N-acetylgalactosaminyltransferase 1-like isoform X1, with amino-acid sequence MCSSLWIVQTSLVGREPHTLPTFQERSCERGLACGYKSASAGMPEIWTLAGMQVRCRTKVVATALLLLLTVGTFVLHFTKVSSRSKYAMIYKYVPSRWQGTKKSQLNYDYPWKGAGLQHIPYVWKDAVARRVLTDGNCSCPEENLFISIPLYHSASSHYLGNDFASGPDELREVMDQRNQEKERLEQRAPPRPPILFANGKSPLSYPTQGLRVQPMGSLVIPGLRLEELAEHKEIVDIQLHAQLGVLTTLADIPSVTVEGEGTKHLTISSGSLDHLNRQLQFLVYTNTDFNPDTVDYADIRYAYFQGTIPIRIQHKRLLQIFDFSEDDIATKVTIVTKTFLRYNMLRQLIASVRKFYPTINIIIADDSEHPEKVQGENIEHYIMPFKKGWFAGRNLAVSQVTTPYFLWVDDDFIFTQDTRIELLLQVAKNTNLDVISGVVRDDLGLARKFTQKIRIEEGDDLGDCLFRSKGYYHAVEGFPDCVVADIVVNFFLADTTKVQSVRFDPRLTRVGHTEFFMDGLGKLRVASCSHVTIDHASKIWPPSVWQNKMYKKFREPVNTESNDKFWFYKYNLKCIHYT; translated from the exons ATGTGTAGTAGTCTATGGATAGTCCAGACAAGTTTGGTTGGACGTGAACCACATACTTTGCCAACGTTCCAGGAGAGGAGCTGTGAAAGAGGTCTGGCTTGTGGATACAAGAG TGCTTCTGCAGGTATGCCAGAGATATGGACTCTTGCTGGAATGCAGGTTCGTTGTAGGACCAAAGTGGTGGCTACGGCTCTTCTGTTGCTGTTAACCGTTGGGACTTTTGTGTTACACTTCACCAAGGTGAGCAGTCGGTCAAAGTATGCCATGATCTACAAGTATGTCCCATCAAGATGGCAGGGCACTAAGAAGTCACAACTCAACTATGACTACCCATGGAAAGGAGCTGGTCTACAGCACATACCCTATGTGTGGAAGGATGCTGTTGCAAG ACGTGTTCTCACAGATGGCAACTGCTCCTGCCCAGAGGAAAATCTGTTCATCTCCATCCCGCTGTACCACTCAGCATCTTCCCACTACCTCGGGAATGATTTTGCCTCCGGTCCAGATGAGCTGAGAGAGGTCATGGACCAGCGCAATCAGGAGAAAGAAAGACTCGAACAAAG GGCTCCTCCTCGACCTCCAATTCTTTTTGCAAATGGGAAATCTCCCCTGAGCTATCCCACACAGGGGCTGCGGGTTCAACCAATGGGAAGCCTCGTCATTCCAGGTTTAAGGCTAGAGGAATTGGCTGAGCACAAGGAAATCGTTGAT ATTCAGCTCCATGCCCAATTGGGAGTGTTGACGACCCTAGCAGACATTCCCAGTGTTACTGTAGAGGGTGAAGGAACCAAACACCTGACCATTTCCTCTGGGTCACTGGATCATCTGAACAGACAGCTACAGTTCCTGGTCTACACCAACACAGACTTTAATCCAGACACCGTGGACTATG CGGATATCCGGTATGCCTACTTCCAAGGAACGATTCCCATCCGTATTCAACATAAGAGATTGCTGCAGATATTTGACTTCTCAGAAG ATGACATTGCAACGAAGGTAACCATAGTGACAAAGACCTTCCTCAGATACAACATGTTACGTCAGTTGATTGCCAGCGTGCGCAAGTTCTACCCCACCATTAACATCATCATCGCAGACGACAGTGAACACCCCGAAAAGGTCCAAGGGGAAAATATAGAACACTACATCATGCCATTTAAAAAG GGTTGGTTTGCAGGGCGGAACTTGGCCGTCTCACAGGTGACCACACCCTACTTCCTCTGGGTGGATGATGACTTCATCTTCACACAAGACACGAGGATTGAACTTCTCCTACAAGTTGCCAAAAATACCAACCTTGATGTT ATCAGTGGTGTGGTGAGGGACGACCTTGGGCTTGCAAGAAAATTTACACAGAAAATCAGAATTGAGGAAGGAGATGACCTCGGGGACTGCTTGTTCCGAAGTAAAGGCTACTACCACGCCGTTGAGGGGTTTCCAGACTGTGTGGTGGCTGACATTGTGGTCAACTTCTTCCTTGCAGATACAACCAAGGTCCAAAGTGTTAGATTTGACCCTAGACTCACAAGGGTTGGACACACAG aattctTCATGGATGGCCTTGGAAAGTTACGGGTGGCCTCTTGCTCCCACGTGACCATTGATCATGCAAGCAAGATATGGCCACCTTCAGTTTGGcagaacaaaatgtacaagaagtTTCGGGAACCAGTGAATACAGAAAGCAACGATAAGTTTTGGTTTTACAAGTACAACCTGAAATGCATTCACTATACGTAA
- the LOC118413253 gene encoding beta-1,4 N-acetylgalactosaminyltransferase 1-like isoform X2, which produces MPEIWTLAGMQVRCRTKVVATALLLLLTVGTFVLHFTKVSSRSKYAMIYKYVPSRWQGTKKSQLNYDYPWKGAGLQHIPYVWKDAVARRVLTDGNCSCPEENLFISIPLYHSASSHYLGNDFASGPDELREVMDQRNQEKERLEQRAPPRPPILFANGKSPLSYPTQGLRVQPMGSLVIPGLRLEELAEHKEIVDIQLHAQLGVLTTLADIPSVTVEGEGTKHLTISSGSLDHLNRQLQFLVYTNTDFNPDTVDYADIRYAYFQGTIPIRIQHKRLLQIFDFSEDDIATKVTIVTKTFLRYNMLRQLIASVRKFYPTINIIIADDSEHPEKVQGENIEHYIMPFKKGWFAGRNLAVSQVTTPYFLWVDDDFIFTQDTRIELLLQVAKNTNLDVISGVVRDDLGLARKFTQKIRIEEGDDLGDCLFRSKGYYHAVEGFPDCVVADIVVNFFLADTTKVQSVRFDPRLTRVGHTEFFMDGLGKLRVASCSHVTIDHASKIWPPSVWQNKMYKKFREPVNTESNDKFWFYKYNLKCIHYT; this is translated from the exons ATGCCAGAGATATGGACTCTTGCTGGAATGCAGGTTCGTTGTAGGACCAAAGTGGTGGCTACGGCTCTTCTGTTGCTGTTAACCGTTGGGACTTTTGTGTTACACTTCACCAAGGTGAGCAGTCGGTCAAAGTATGCCATGATCTACAAGTATGTCCCATCAAGATGGCAGGGCACTAAGAAGTCACAACTCAACTATGACTACCCATGGAAAGGAGCTGGTCTACAGCACATACCCTATGTGTGGAAGGATGCTGTTGCAAG ACGTGTTCTCACAGATGGCAACTGCTCCTGCCCAGAGGAAAATCTGTTCATCTCCATCCCGCTGTACCACTCAGCATCTTCCCACTACCTCGGGAATGATTTTGCCTCCGGTCCAGATGAGCTGAGAGAGGTCATGGACCAGCGCAATCAGGAGAAAGAAAGACTCGAACAAAG GGCTCCTCCTCGACCTCCAATTCTTTTTGCAAATGGGAAATCTCCCCTGAGCTATCCCACACAGGGGCTGCGGGTTCAACCAATGGGAAGCCTCGTCATTCCAGGTTTAAGGCTAGAGGAATTGGCTGAGCACAAGGAAATCGTTGAT ATTCAGCTCCATGCCCAATTGGGAGTGTTGACGACCCTAGCAGACATTCCCAGTGTTACTGTAGAGGGTGAAGGAACCAAACACCTGACCATTTCCTCTGGGTCACTGGATCATCTGAACAGACAGCTACAGTTCCTGGTCTACACCAACACAGACTTTAATCCAGACACCGTGGACTATG CGGATATCCGGTATGCCTACTTCCAAGGAACGATTCCCATCCGTATTCAACATAAGAGATTGCTGCAGATATTTGACTTCTCAGAAG ATGACATTGCAACGAAGGTAACCATAGTGACAAAGACCTTCCTCAGATACAACATGTTACGTCAGTTGATTGCCAGCGTGCGCAAGTTCTACCCCACCATTAACATCATCATCGCAGACGACAGTGAACACCCCGAAAAGGTCCAAGGGGAAAATATAGAACACTACATCATGCCATTTAAAAAG GGTTGGTTTGCAGGGCGGAACTTGGCCGTCTCACAGGTGACCACACCCTACTTCCTCTGGGTGGATGATGACTTCATCTTCACACAAGACACGAGGATTGAACTTCTCCTACAAGTTGCCAAAAATACCAACCTTGATGTT ATCAGTGGTGTGGTGAGGGACGACCTTGGGCTTGCAAGAAAATTTACACAGAAAATCAGAATTGAGGAAGGAGATGACCTCGGGGACTGCTTGTTCCGAAGTAAAGGCTACTACCACGCCGTTGAGGGGTTTCCAGACTGTGTGGTGGCTGACATTGTGGTCAACTTCTTCCTTGCAGATACAACCAAGGTCCAAAGTGTTAGATTTGACCCTAGACTCACAAGGGTTGGACACACAG aattctTCATGGATGGCCTTGGAAAGTTACGGGTGGCCTCTTGCTCCCACGTGACCATTGATCATGCAAGCAAGATATGGCCACCTTCAGTTTGGcagaacaaaatgtacaagaagtTTCGGGAACCAGTGAATACAGAAAGCAACGATAAGTTTTGGTTTTACAAGTACAACCTGAAATGCATTCACTATACGTAA
- the LOC118414998 gene encoding uncharacterized protein LOC118414998 gives MIGRSGEPIPKEIEPGDKVITPVQQHQCPTGFLPTSPDGHSPSTRLFPKQRSRKASLLKHTMVSTTILHATISALLLLQVAVCVLAQNCTVKCTACTTDREVQSGKVEFDVAECTQQCGQGRDDAHMWKLCRSMAAWTRMDDPTEELMSTLKWQHVLAIVVCVVLIAFCIIAAVMVYCVGCRNRSKTPTDKIRRCSYSREPARTDDADTSNPV, from the exons ATGATTGGACGTTCTGGGGAACCTATACCGAAGGAAATTGAACCTGGGGACAAG GTAATTACTCCAGTACAGCAACACCAGTGTCCGACAGGCTTCCTTCCGACATCGCCAGACGGTCACAGTCCAAGTACCCGACTTTTCCCCAAGCAACGGTCAAGAAAGGCTTCACTTCTTAAGCACACGATGGTGTCGACAACCATCCTCCATGCGACTATCTCCGCACTTCTCCTCCTACAAGTGGCAGTTTGTGTCCTGGCACAAAACTGTACGGTAAAATGCACCGCCTGTACGACCGACAGAGAGGTCCAGTCCGGTAAAGTGGAGTTTGATGTTGCAGAATGTACACAGCAGTGCGGACAGGGTCGGGACGACGCACACATGTGGAAGCTTTGTCGTAGCAT GGCTGCATGGACCAGAATGGATGATCCCACCGAAGAGTTAATGAGCACGCTGAAGTGGCAGCACGTACTCGCTATCGTGGTGTGTGTCGTGCTCATCGCCTTCTGTATCATCGCTGCAGTTATGGTCTACTGCGTGGGGTGTCGCAACCGCAG TAAAACGCCTACAGACAAGATCCGCCGATGTTCGTACAGCAGGGAGCCCGCCAGAACAGACGACGCGGACACATCTAACCCAGTGTAG